One genomic segment of Xyrauchen texanus isolate HMW12.3.18 chromosome 5, RBS_HiC_50CHRs, whole genome shotgun sequence includes these proteins:
- the si:dkey-22i16.9 gene encoding uncharacterized protein si:dkey-22i16.9, protein MRLFQSTRRHVFLIILFVPILAGYSNPIAVKLKATAVLTCNETCNGAVLWTNNRENLEVLKCVQERCTEGDGFKNRVSLSAEKIKHGTLSLTIHPSLYNDEGWYEAYCDSAFVCRVYLDVFVPNTVNASIGDNITLSCYARTEKNIADNDVNILWKKEDQIVLQVKNGMTHNGSGFAGRASASVNHYREGDLSLTILRVTLADKGLYRCYHKTEEEHGHPGAITLNIKAHQHFLHKKSADDLTLNLFSSDPVTVTFNKSKAAEMLVCSVKRGKATCSPGYNDRVSVINYSLVLYGLTASDCGTFTVKDQMGEVISVNIVTVEGLAQRHHFIAMFVPAGFVLFCICLIATHFWCRYQRMMPTPQRDLLLQISPASYSEPEEIGLSEQETGQNNISVQPLIPHAPIEETTPLMPVMTTEKQDNTAEERSTHPLIYEDQEGEKQS, encoded by the exons ATGAGGCTATTTCAATCTACAAGGAGACATGTTTTTCTCATAATACTTTTTG TGCCCATTTTAGCTGGATATTCAAACCCCATTGCAGTAAAATTGAAGGCCACTGCTGTTCTCACCTGTAATGAGACATGTAATGGAGCTGTTTTATGGACAAATAACCGTGAAAACCTTGAGGTTTTAAAATGTGTCCAAGAGCGTTGTACTGAAGGAGATGGCTTTAAGAACAGAGTAAGTCTTTCAGCTGAAAAGATCAAGCATGGAACCCTGTCTCTCACCATACATCCATCCCTGTACAATGATGAAGGCTGGTACGAGGCTTATTGTGATTCAGCATTTGTCTGTAGAGTCTACTTGGACGTTTTTG TACCCAACACTGTGAATGCCTCAATTGGAGACAACATCACATTATCCTGCTATGCACGTACAGAGAAGAATATTGCTGATAATGATGTAAACATCCTGTGGAAAAAAGAAGATCAAATAGTTTTGCAAGTTAAAAATGGGATGACACACAATGGTTCAGGCTTTGCAGGCAGGGCCTCCGCTTCAGTAAATCACTACAGGGAGGGAGATCTTTCCCTTACCATACTCAGGGTCACCCTAGCAGATAAGGGGTTATACCGGTGCTATCACAAAACAGAAGAGGAACATGGGCATCCCGGAGCCATCACGCTCAACATTAAAg CTCACCaacattttcttcataaaaagTCTGCTGATGATCTCACCCTGAACCTGTTCAGCTCAGACCCAGTCACGGTAACTTTCAACAAGTCAAAGGCAGCTGAGATGCTTGTCTGCAGTGTGAAGAGAGGCAAAGCTACATGCAGCCCCGGCTACAATGACCGAGTGTCCGTCATTAATTACTCTCTTGTGCTGTATGGGTTGACAGCATCTGATTGTGGGACATTTACTGTGAAAGACCAGATGGGTGAAGTCATTAGTGTCAACATAGTCACTGTGGAGG GGCTCGCCCAAAGACATCACTTCATAGCTATGTTCGTACCAGCTGGTTTTGTTCTCTTTTGCATTTGCCTTATCGCCACACACTTTTGGTGTCGATATCAAAGAATGATGCCGACACCGCAAAGGGACCTTTTACTGCAAATCAGTCCAGCATCGTATAGTGAGCCTGAAGAGATTGGATTGTCAGAGCAGGAGACCGGCCAAAACAATATTTCAGTGCAGCCTCTCATTCCTCATGCTCCAATAGAGGAGACCACACCTTTGATGCCTGTGATGACCACTGAGAAGCAGGACAACACTGCAGAGGAGAGATCTACACATCCATTAATTTATGAGGACCAAGAGGGGGAGAAACAAAGTTAA